In one window of Dokdonia sp. PRO95 DNA:
- a CDS encoding NAD(P)-dependent oxidoreductase, producing the protein MNIIVTGASGFLGRYVLNELSHTGHTVKAIGRSKNKLIGLSSSANYTFAESDYSLASLLSEFKGFDTIIHLASEIMQRNTDKFRITDFNNIELFQNVLLAAKQNDIKKVIQTSTISVYSEVDVLNTEENCKHPPKTIYGLSKYMCDIYAEYFRDNSDVEVLTLRLARLYGYGDRETVIFEQFVNKAINKEPLTIFGDGSSTIEYVYVKDVSKFIVNALNYPKVGGIYNLGFNYIYSLKEIALAINLIFKNPEPVLFPKPNFKNTKGVRMNSNKLTTTFDYKSNWSLLKSLKDLALYYN; encoded by the coding sequence ATGAATATTATAGTTACAGGAGCGAGCGGATTTCTTGGCAGGTATGTTTTAAATGAACTATCGCATACTGGGCATACAGTCAAAGCCATAGGCAGATCTAAAAATAAGTTAATTGGGTTGTCGTCTTCGGCAAATTATACTTTTGCTGAATCTGATTATAGTTTGGCATCTTTGCTTAGTGAATTTAAAGGATTTGATACGATTATTCATTTGGCATCGGAAATAATGCAACGTAATACTGATAAGTTTAGAATTACTGACTTTAATAATATTGAGCTTTTTCAAAATGTACTATTAGCTGCTAAACAGAATGATATCAAAAAGGTAATACAGACTTCAACAATAAGTGTTTATTCAGAAGTTGATGTTTTGAATACTGAAGAAAATTGTAAGCATCCTCCTAAAACAATCTATGGACTTAGCAAATATATGTGTGATATATATGCTGAGTATTTTAGAGATAACTCAGACGTTGAAGTATTGACACTCAGATTAGCTAGGTTATACGGATATGGTGATCGAGAGACGGTAATATTTGAACAATTTGTAAATAAAGCTATTAATAAAGAACCACTTACTATTTTTGGGGATGGAAGTTCTACAATAGAATATGTATATGTTAAGGATGTGTCTAAATTTATTGTGAATGCCTTAAACTATCCTAAAGTTGGTGGTATATATAATTTAGGATTTAATTATATATATAGTTTAAAAGAAATCGCTCTAGCAATAAATTTAATTTTTAAAAACCCAGAACCTGTTTTATTTCCTAAGCCAAATTTTAAAAACACAAAAGGTGTTAGGATGAATTCAAATAAA
- the pseC gene encoding UDP-4-amino-4,6-dideoxy-N-acetyl-beta-L-altrosamine transaminase: MSYTIPYGKQFITQEDIDSVVEALQADYLTQGPRILEFEMNFAQYVGSKYAVAVSNGTAALHLNALALGVESGQKVITTPITFAASANCVRYCGGEVVFGDIDPETYLLDINSVRAILENDPDGNYVGIIPVDFAGRAVNLEMFRALADEFDLWIIEDSCHSPGGYFLDSTGIKQQCGNGNYADLAIFSFHPVKHIASGEGGMITTNNEALYKKLLALRTHGIVKNDGLYTNHPSFAAASKDVETYPAWYMEMQELGYNYRITDFQAALGNSQLKRADEGIQKRRAIANKYYEAFKSEKFIKSQSGVIEGHAYHLYIIEVDDRLGLYNYLREQGVFAQIHYIPCHLMPYYRDLGHQEGDHPKAEAYYKQCISLPMYPTLSAEEQEYVVHKIKEFYV; this comes from the coding sequence ATGTCGTATACAATTCCTTACGGAAAACAGTTTATTACTCAAGAAGATATAGATTCTGTAGTTGAAGCTTTACAAGCGGACTATCTCACTCAAGGGCCAAGAATTTTAGAATTTGAAATGAACTTTGCTCAATACGTCGGGTCAAAATATGCAGTTGCAGTTTCTAATGGCACTGCCGCATTACATCTTAATGCTCTAGCTTTAGGCGTTGAATCTGGACAGAAGGTAATTACCACTCCCATAACCTTTGCTGCATCTGCAAACTGTGTGCGTTACTGTGGAGGTGAAGTAGTTTTTGGAGATATAGACCCAGAAACTTATTTACTAGATATAAATAGTGTGCGAGCAATTTTAGAAAATGATCCAGACGGTAATTACGTAGGTATAATACCTGTAGATTTTGCTGGTCGTGCTGTGAATTTAGAGATGTTTCGCGCTCTTGCAGATGAATTTGATTTATGGATAATAGAGGATTCATGTCATTCACCTGGCGGGTATTTTTTGGATAGTACGGGGATCAAGCAACAATGTGGTAATGGTAATTATGCAGATTTAGCCATATTTTCTTTTCACCCTGTAAAACATATTGCTTCTGGAGAAGGTGGAATGATTACAACGAACAATGAAGCTTTATACAAGAAGCTATTAGCATTGAGAACTCATGGTATTGTCAAAAATGACGGGTTATATACTAACCATCCAAGTTTTGCAGCGGCTTCTAAAGATGTAGAAACGTATCCAGCGTGGTATATGGAGATGCAAGAATTGGGTTACAATTACCGTATTACTGATTTTCAAGCTGCACTAGGTAATAGCCAACTAAAAAGAGCAGATGAAGGTATTCAAAAACGTCGTGCGATAGCAAATAAATATTATGAAGCCTTTAAAAGTGAAAAATTTATAAAGAGCCAATCTGGAGTTATTGAGGGCCATGCATATCATCTGTATATTATTGAGGTAGATGATAGATTAGGTCTTTATAATTACTTGAGAGAGCAGGGTGTTTTTGCTCAGATACATTACATACCTTGTCATTTAATGCCATACTATAGAGATCTTGGACATCAGGAAGGTGATCATCCCAAGGCTGAGGCGTACTATAAACAATGCATTAGTTTACCTATGTACCCTACTTTATCTGCAGAGGAACAAGAATATGTTGTTCATAAAATTAAAGAATTTTATGTTTAA
- a CDS encoding Wzz/FepE/Etk N-terminal domain-containing protein codes for MTKRYFNEDNIKLTELIGLLFDKRKFLFKFLFVFFVFAVFIAFFSKNYYTTNSVIVPQSNSSSLKGGLGGLASLAGIDLSSSSDTQNVSPILYPQIFESLSFQREVINTPIAFETYGKEISYFEYYKDYYKPSVLSIVKMYTIGLPGKIIGFFKSADSDQEIEISSDGNVLNLSDVEKDIIEIFIENTNITVNAKEGYVEITATMPEGKASAYLNRTCVEILEKRVISMNITKAETELSFLEERLESKKLNFENIQRKLALYKDSNRFINTEQSKVTLQKLNSEYSLAYNVYNEVSKQVEAQKLQVEKDTPIFTVLKSPVIVNKKTGPSRGAILIGFIILGVILGSMSLIIKVYWKEVLSIKFKKSKKNVE; via the coding sequence ATGACTAAAAGATATTTTAACGAGGACAACATAAAATTAACGGAGCTTATTGGATTGCTTTTTGATAAAAGAAAATTTTTATTCAAATTTCTCTTTGTGTTTTTTGTTTTTGCTGTTTTTATTGCTTTTTTCTCAAAAAATTACTACACCACGAATTCTGTAATAGTACCTCAATCTAACAGTTCTTCTTTAAAAGGTGGTTTAGGAGGTTTAGCAAGTTTAGCGGGTATCGATTTATCAAGTTCTAGCGATACGCAGAATGTTTCACCTATACTATACCCACAGATATTCGAAAGCTTAAGTTTTCAAAGGGAAGTCATCAATACACCAATAGCTTTTGAAACTTACGGTAAGGAAATCTCCTATTTTGAGTATTACAAGGATTATTATAAACCTTCAGTTCTCAGTATAGTTAAGATGTACACCATTGGTCTTCCGGGAAAGATAATTGGTTTTTTTAAGTCAGCAGATTCTGATCAAGAGATTGAAATTTCATCTGATGGTAATGTGCTTAATTTAAGTGATGTAGAAAAAGATATTATCGAAATCTTCATTGAAAATACTAATATCACTGTAAATGCGAAGGAAGGATATGTTGAAATAACGGCAACGATGCCTGAAGGCAAGGCCTCTGCTTATTTGAATAGGACTTGCGTTGAAATTCTTGAAAAAAGAGTTATTTCAATGAATATTACCAAAGCTGAAACCGAATTGAGTTTTTTAGAAGAGCGTTTGGAATCTAAGAAGTTAAATTTTGAGAACATTCAGAGAAAGCTTGCTTTGTATAAAGATTCAAATCGTTTCATTAATACTGAGCAAAGTAAAGTTACTTTGCAAAAATTGAATTCAGAATATTCGTTAGCTTATAATGTTTACAACGAAGTTTCAAAACAAGTCGAAGCCCAGAAATTACAAGTAGAAAAAGATACACCGATATTCACGGTATTAAAATCTCCTGTCATTGTAAATAAAAAGACTGGACCTAGTCGTGGTGCTATTTTAATAGGTTTTATTATTTTGGGCGTAATTTTGGGTTCGATGTCTTTAATAATCAAAGTATATTGGAAAGAAGTTTTATCAATTAAATTTAAAAAATCAAAAAAAAATGTTGAATAA
- a CDS encoding ATP-grasp domain-containing protein, with protein sequence MKKIALILGTNAGQADLITYLNSIGWETHACSNQRVGPGCDLADYFHLVNIVNLEEVKDLAVNIKADLVYSISSDIAITAATKVSEDLGLPRLLNSEILDLFNNKNLFRDFLNSNNIGNVVFKKIDNPDNLDWTIFPCVVKPVDSQGQRGVVLINNPEDLKLAVEKAIEISISKRAIIEEFLDGEEFSSNVIVQNGEILVNEISDRIVFDNNYFGLPKGHAIPPEYVDEQQITISKKYIKEIVNLLEIKDAVLYVQMKLSNGVPKIIEIAPRLDGCHIWRLIKIHRNLDLRKLVIDLCLNNKIDLQKNEIVKGRSILEFYHLPTVEKFSKEKLEKRSNLEFSEFRYSEGDNITPINGKLEVVGYSVRKK encoded by the coding sequence ATGAAAAAAATAGCGCTCATATTAGGAACAAATGCTGGACAAGCAGATTTAATAACATACCTAAATTCAATAGGTTGGGAAACTCACGCTTGTAGTAATCAAAGAGTTGGTCCAGGTTGCGATTTAGCAGATTATTTTCACTTAGTAAATATCGTTAATTTAGAAGAAGTTAAGGATCTAGCAGTTAATATTAAAGCTGATTTAGTTTATTCAATTTCATCAGATATTGCTATTACAGCAGCTACTAAAGTTTCTGAAGATTTAGGTTTGCCTAGGTTATTAAATTCTGAAATCCTTGATTTATTTAACAACAAAAATCTTTTTAGAGATTTTTTGAATTCAAATAATATTGGAAATGTAGTTTTTAAAAAAATTGACAATCCAGATAATTTAGATTGGACGATTTTTCCATGCGTTGTAAAACCAGTAGATTCTCAAGGCCAAAGGGGAGTGGTTTTAATTAACAATCCTGAAGATCTCAAATTAGCAGTCGAAAAAGCAATAGAAATTTCAATTTCTAAGAGAGCTATTATAGAAGAATTTTTAGATGGAGAAGAGTTTTCAAGTAATGTAATTGTTCAAAATGGAGAAATTCTTGTTAATGAGATCTCAGATAGAATAGTTTTTGACAATAATTATTTCGGTCTTCCAAAAGGACATGCGATACCTCCTGAGTACGTAGATGAACAACAAATTACTATATCCAAAAAGTATATTAAGGAAATTGTTAATTTACTAGAAATTAAAGATGCTGTACTATATGTACAAATGAAATTATCAAATGGAGTACCAAAAATTATAGAAATTGCTCCAAGATTAGATGGATGTCATATTTGGAGATTAATCAAAATTCATAGAAATCTAGATTTGAGAAAGTTAGTTATAGATTTATGCCTAAATAACAAAATCGATTTACAAAAAAATGAGATTGTAAAAGGTAGAAGTATTCTTGAATTTTATCATCTACCTACTGTTGAGAAATTTTCTAAAGAAAAATTAGAAAAGCGTTCCAACCTTGAGTTTTCTGAGTTTAGATATAGCGAAGGAGATAATATTACACCTATTAATGGTAAATTAGAAGTTGTTGGTTATTCTGTTAGAAAGAAATAA
- the pseB gene encoding UDP-N-acetylglucosamine 4,6-dehydratase (inverting), translated as MLNNKSILITGGTGSLGKALVKHIFNRYPEVTRLVVFSRDEQKQFEMAQEYPPSEYPQLRFFIGDIRDYERVKRALKGIDYVIHAAAMKHVPIAEYNPMECVKTNILGAENLINACLETEVSRVVALSTDKAAAPVNLYGATKLASDKLFVAANNITGWNPIKFSVVRYGNVMGSNGSVIPFFLKKRSEGVLPITVEDMTRFNISLQGGVDMVMHALEHAWGGEIFVPKIPSYRILDIAEAIGPECEKPVIGIRPGEKIHEEMITSSDSFYTYDLGKYYTILPATHRWKLDEFINKFSAKRVPDGFKYNSGENEDWETIENLRSLIVEHVDPDFKV; from the coding sequence ATGTTGAATAATAAGTCAATTTTAATTACTGGAGGTACTGGGTCTTTAGGAAAAGCTTTAGTAAAGCATATTTTTAATAGATATCCCGAGGTGACTCGCCTTGTTGTTTTTTCAAGAGATGAACAAAAGCAATTTGAAATGGCTCAAGAGTATCCACCTTCGGAATATCCTCAGCTAAGATTTTTCATAGGTGACATTAGAGATTATGAAAGAGTAAAGAGGGCTTTAAAGGGTATTGACTATGTTATTCACGCAGCTGCTATGAAGCACGTTCCTATCGCTGAATACAACCCTATGGAGTGTGTTAAAACTAATATACTTGGTGCAGAGAATTTAATTAATGCTTGTTTAGAGACAGAGGTTTCAAGAGTTGTAGCTCTTTCAACTGATAAAGCAGCTGCGCCTGTCAATTTGTACGGAGCAACAAAACTCGCTTCTGATAAGCTATTCGTAGCAGCAAACAATATTACAGGTTGGAACCCAATAAAGTTTAGCGTTGTACGATACGGTAATGTGATGGGGTCTAACGGTTCTGTAATACCATTTTTTCTAAAGAAGAGGTCGGAAGGTGTTTTACCTATTACAGTGGAGGACATGACACGTTTTAATATATCATTACAAGGTGGGGTTGATATGGTAATGCATGCACTAGAACACGCTTGGGGGGGAGAGATTTTTGTGCCTAAAATACCAAGTTATAGAATCTTGGATATCGCAGAGGCTATTGGTCCGGAATGTGAAAAACCTGTTATAGGTATAAGACCGGGAGAGAAAATACACGAAGAGATGATTACTAGTTCTGATTCTTTTTATACGTACGATTTAGGTAAGTATTATACAATTCTCCCAGCTACTCATAGATGGAAGCTTGATGAATTTATTAATAAATTTTCAGCAAAGAGAGTTCCGGATGGTTTCAAATATAATAGTGGTGAGAATGAAGATTGGGAAACTATAGAAAACTTAAGGTCGTTAATAGTCGAGCACGTTGATCCAGATTTTAAAGTATAA
- the pseG gene encoding UDP-2,4-diacetamido-2,4,6-trideoxy-beta-L-altropyranose hydrolase → MEKFSKVIIRCNAGMTYGLGHLSRCLTLSQEFQEDVPIIFLVKTDYNIIVDNFFLENNFEGEYLLFSENKTDQEEIDLILSYDLYSNLFLVLDHYDITVAFQKKLIDFKIKWLQFDSHAKIYLYANFVLHGSLGATPQVYNTLKKNDSTTLLLGPKYSIVKKEIVKLRESTEIRTQVNKIVICFGGGNDHGLSLQILKSLATSEFTKIRVRVAINENNPDKKEILKILDSFYDGCLIKQKELANCMASSDLCIIAPGMISYEAACLGLPMLLVPFVSNQIINAEGWINNECALSIGADFQFDRKKFCVILKEVVNNSNLLQSLSKNCYNTVDGLGAYRTKNIIEGKKL, encoded by the coding sequence ATGGAAAAATTCAGTAAAGTAATTATACGCTGCAACGCGGGAATGACATATGGTCTTGGACATCTTTCAAGATGTCTAACACTTTCTCAAGAGTTTCAAGAAGATGTGCCGATTATTTTCTTAGTAAAAACCGATTATAATATAATAGTAGATAATTTTTTTTTAGAAAATAATTTTGAAGGAGAGTACTTATTATTTTCAGAAAATAAGACAGATCAAGAAGAAATTGATTTAATATTGAGTTATGATTTGTATTCAAATCTATTTCTGGTATTAGATCATTATGATATTACGGTAGCTTTTCAGAAAAAGCTTATCGATTTTAAAATTAAATGGCTTCAATTTGATTCCCACGCTAAAATATACCTCTATGCAAACTTTGTTCTGCATGGTAGTCTAGGAGCTACACCACAAGTTTATAATACTTTAAAAAAGAATGATTCGACTACGCTTCTCCTTGGACCAAAATATAGTATTGTAAAAAAAGAGATAGTCAAACTTCGGGAATCAACGGAAATTAGAACACAAGTTAATAAAATAGTGATTTGTTTTGGAGGTGGAAATGATCATGGACTTAGCTTGCAAATTTTGAAGTCATTAGCAACGAGTGAATTCACTAAGATTAGAGTAAGGGTTGCTATCAATGAAAATAATCCAGACAAAAAGGAAATTTTGAAAATCCTAGATAGCTTTTATGATGGATGTTTAATTAAGCAAAAAGAATTAGCTAATTGCATGGCTTCAAGCGATCTTTGTATTATAGCTCCAGGAATGATTAGTTATGAGGCTGCTTGTTTAGGCTTACCAATGCTATTAGTGCCATTTGTATCAAATCAGATAATAAATGCAGAAGGCTGGATTAATAATGAATGTGCGCTATCAATAGGTGCAGATTTTCAATTTGATAGGAAGAAATTTTGTGTTATTCTAAAAGAAGTAGTAAATAATTCTAATCTATTACAAAGTTTGTCTAAAAATTGTTACAATACAGTTGATGGTTTGGGAGCTTATAGAACAAAAAATATTATTGAAGGTAAAAAATTATGA
- a CDS encoding SLBB domain-containing protein, translating to MKDNLGRLLLIVLMFSFSVCFSQEQTLSLSQISSVNIDDLSDSQIASYWDRAKGEGYTLQELANLARLQGVSESEILKLNNRILGLPVMNSSLDEAGTSDVPKDKTVDSNYGLTVSSLKKDDVNSLDDRYFGYSFFSNPSISFEPNYNVTATKDYVISTGDEITIDLWGAAERSSIYTVGQDGNIQLPGVGKIFVSGYSLVDVEGKIKSRLRNVFAGLYAPVNSPSKIFLDINISKVRNIQINVIGDVKVPGTYTLAGLSRVMNALYASGGPTLNGSLRKIKVTREGRIIGVLDVYDFIFKGNSEGNLILKEGDVIIVPSFESRVTVKGEVKNPAIFEITQGESIKDVIAFAGGYTPLAYKNVHTIDRIDGIGRKIVDISEVDFNSSLFSGDILSVQKITELYNNRVIITGAVNLPGAYELKDGMKLGDLINRAEGFNEKSSLKKVLLFRENSQALRDVYSFNLEDSLVESSKFLLKKEDSIKVFFKSNLRSSSVLSIRGAVNNPKSIPFVDKMRVTDLIAIAGGFAREADPNVINVSRQLDDGEFKTLSINYTWESTSDLILKTGANFYLQPNDKVEVRTLKGYQELKSVYVNGEVSRPGAYSILNKNERISSLVARSGGLSPYAFLEGGTIIRKKVENDKKQVDGALDLIQGNLEEGTTIKNVENEYRIGIDLKKAIVEKDERYDLILREGDRLLIPSKKQTVEVVGEVMSPSLIPYSKKLRTKDYIYNGGGFSEKAKKSKVYVVHPNGTVLATKRFLFFRMYPKVIPGSLILVPKKIDTIRDGLSTQEAISITTGLGTLAIIIDRLAN from the coding sequence ATGAAAGATAATTTAGGAAGGTTACTTTTAATAGTTCTTATGTTTTCATTTAGTGTTTGTTTTTCTCAGGAACAGACCTTGAGTTTATCTCAGATTTCATCAGTTAATATAGATGATCTGTCAGATAGTCAAATCGCATCTTACTGGGATAGAGCTAAAGGTGAGGGGTATACACTTCAGGAACTTGCAAATTTGGCAAGATTGCAGGGTGTGTCCGAAAGTGAGATTTTAAAATTAAATAATCGTATTCTAGGGCTTCCTGTAATGAATTCTAGTCTTGATGAAGCCGGAACGTCCGATGTACCAAAAGACAAAACAGTTGATAGCAATTATGGGTTAACTGTATCGAGTTTGAAAAAAGATGACGTAAACTCTCTTGATGATCGTTATTTTGGATATAGCTTTTTCTCAAATCCTTCTATTTCTTTTGAGCCTAATTATAACGTGACAGCAACTAAAGATTATGTCATAAGTACAGGAGATGAAATTACAATAGATTTATGGGGTGCTGCAGAAAGATCATCAATATACACAGTTGGGCAAGACGGTAATATCCAACTCCCTGGTGTGGGTAAAATTTTTGTAAGTGGATATTCCTTAGTAGATGTTGAGGGCAAAATAAAGTCAAGATTACGCAATGTTTTTGCAGGACTTTACGCTCCTGTTAATAGTCCTTCAAAAATATTTTTAGATATTAATATATCAAAAGTAAGAAATATTCAAATCAATGTAATTGGAGATGTGAAAGTTCCTGGAACATATACACTGGCTGGTTTAAGTAGGGTGATGAATGCATTGTATGCTTCAGGCGGACCTACTTTAAATGGTAGTTTGCGCAAGATAAAAGTGACTAGGGAAGGGCGAATTATTGGTGTTTTAGATGTTTATGATTTTATTTTCAAAGGAAATTCTGAGGGAAATTTAATTTTAAAAGAAGGAGATGTAATTATTGTTCCATCATTTGAGAGTAGAGTTACAGTAAAGGGTGAGGTGAAAAATCCAGCAATATTTGAAATTACTCAAGGTGAATCTATAAAAGATGTTATTGCGTTTGCTGGTGGCTATACTCCACTGGCCTATAAAAATGTCCATACCATTGATAGAATAGATGGTATAGGTAGAAAAATAGTGGATATATCAGAAGTTGATTTTAACTCAAGTCTTTTTTCTGGGGATATTCTCAGTGTACAGAAAATAACCGAATTGTATAATAATCGTGTTATTATAACTGGTGCTGTTAATTTACCTGGCGCATATGAGTTAAAGGATGGAATGAAATTGGGTGACTTAATTAATAGAGCGGAAGGTTTCAATGAAAAGTCATCTTTGAAAAAAGTGTTGCTTTTTAGAGAAAATTCACAAGCTTTAAGGGATGTCTATTCTTTTAATTTAGAGGATTCTTTGGTTGAGTCTTCGAAATTTCTTTTAAAAAAAGAAGATAGCATAAAAGTTTTTTTTAAATCGAATTTGAGATCAAGTTCAGTATTAAGTATCAGGGGAGCTGTAAATAATCCTAAAAGTATACCTTTTGTTGATAAAATGAGAGTTACAGATTTAATTGCAATAGCTGGTGGCTTTGCTAGAGAGGCAGATCCAAATGTGATTAATGTTTCTAGACAACTTGATGATGGTGAGTTTAAAACACTGAGTATAAATTACACTTGGGAGAGTACTAGTGATTTGATACTTAAAACTGGTGCAAATTTTTATTTACAACCAAATGATAAAGTCGAAGTGAGAACTTTGAAAGGGTATCAGGAATTAAAGAGTGTTTATGTAAATGGAGAGGTTTCTAGACCTGGTGCTTATTCTATATTAAATAAAAACGAGCGCATAAGTAGTCTTGTTGCTAGATCTGGAGGATTGTCACCATATGCTTTCTTAGAAGGAGGTACCATTATTAGGAAAAAAGTAGAAAATGATAAAAAACAAGTTGATGGAGCTTTAGATTTAATTCAAGGAAATCTTGAAGAAGGAACTACTATAAAAAACGTTGAAAATGAATATAGAATAGGTATTGACTTGAAAAAAGCTATTGTTGAAAAAGACGAACGTTATGATCTTATTTTAAGAGAGGGTGATAGACTTTTGATACCGTCAAAGAAGCAAACTGTAGAAGTTGTAGGTGAAGTTATGTCACCTTCATTGATTCCATATTCTAAGAAGTTAAGAACGAAAGATTATATTTATAATGGAGGTGGTTTTTCAGAAAAAGCAAAAAAGAGTAAAGTATACGTTGTTCATCCTAATGGCACAGTATTGGCTACAAAAAGATTTTTATTTTTCAGAATGTATCCAAAAGTAATTCCGGGGTCTCTAATTCTTGTGCCAAAGAAAATTGACACTATAAGAGATGGTCTATCAACTCAAGAGGCTATTAGTATCACTACAGGCTTGGGAACCTTGGCGATAATTATTGATCGATTAGCAAACTAG
- the pseF gene encoding pseudaminic acid cytidylyltransferase, with translation MFNNNLCIIPARGGSKRIPRKNIRNFLGKPIIAYSIEAALKSNSFSKVMVSTDDDEIMQIAKSFGAEVPVLRSKKNANDFATLSDVIEEVKDIYLDKNTRFENICCLLPTAPLISPELLQRGLKFLIETDADSVKPIVPYSYPIQRSLKLDVNGQVSYMHPQFSRTRSQDLETSYFDAGMFYWMNFDKGLIGNNKFAFVIDEFAAQDIDTNEDWIMAELKYQLLYGKIQ, from the coding sequence ATGTTTAATAATAATCTTTGTATTATTCCAGCGAGAGGTGGTAGTAAACGAATACCTAGAAAGAATATTCGAAATTTTTTAGGAAAACCTATTATAGCATATAGTATTGAGGCGGCTTTGAAAAGTAATTCCTTTTCTAAGGTAATGGTTTCGACAGACGACGACGAAATTATGCAAATTGCTAAATCATTTGGAGCTGAAGTTCCTGTTCTGAGAAGCAAAAAAAACGCAAATGACTTCGCTACTCTGTCAGACGTAATTGAGGAGGTTAAAGATATTTACTTAGACAAAAACACTAGATTTGAAAATATTTGTTGTTTATTACCTACAGCACCATTAATTTCGCCAGAGTTGCTTCAAAGAGGTTTAAAGTTTTTAATTGAAACGGATGCAGACTCGGTTAAGCCAATTGTACCTTACAGTTATCCTATCCAACGTAGTTTAAAATTAGATGTAAATGGTCAAGTATCTTACATGCACCCACAATTTAGTAGAACAAGATCGCAAGATTTGGAAACATCCTATTTTGATGCCGGAATGTTTTATTGGATGAATTTTGATAAAGGATTAATCGGAAACAATAAGTTTGCTTTTGTAATTGATGAATTTGCAGCTCAGGATATAGATACAAATGAAGATTGGATCATGGCTGAATTAAAATATCAATTACTTTATGGAAAAATTCAGTAA